A stretch of the Sulfurimonas sp. HSL3-1 genome encodes the following:
- a CDS encoding 50S ribosomal protein L23, with product MADITDIKSIVYTEKTLGLQEEGVVVVQTSPRMTKTGLKEVFREYFGVIPTRINSLNQSGKTKRFRGVMGKQNDYKKFYVKLPEGAAIESMAV from the coding sequence ATGGCTGATATTACAGATATTAAATCAATCGTTTACACTGAGAAAACGCTTGGTCTGCAGGAAGAGGGTGTTGTCGTTGTTCAGACATCCCCGCGCATGACCAAAACCGGTCTCAAAGAGGTGTTCCGCGAGTACTTCGGTGTCATCCCGACACGTATCAACTCACTGAACCAAAGCGGTAAGACAAAACGCTTCCGCGGTGTCATGGGCAAGCAGAACGACTATAAAAAGTTTTATGTCAAGCTGCCTGAGGGCGCGGCAATCGAATCGATGGCGGTGTAA